A window of Lepus europaeus isolate LE1 chromosome 11, mLepTim1.pri, whole genome shotgun sequence contains these coding sequences:
- the RPL36AL gene encoding ribosomal protein eL42-like, with amino-acid sequence MVNVPKTRRTFCKKCGKHQPHKVTQYKKGKDSLYAQGKRRYDRKQSGYGGQTKPIFRKKAKTTKKIVLRLECVEPNCRSKRMLAIKRCKHFELGGDKKRKGQVIQF; translated from the coding sequence atggtcaaCGTACCTAAAACCCGAAGGACTTTCTGTAAGAAGTGTGGCAAGCATCAGCCTCACAAAGTGACCCAGTATAAGAAGGGCAAGGATTCCCTGTATGCCCAGGGGAAGAGGCGCTATGATCGGAAGCAAAGTGGCTATGGTGGGCAGACAAAGCCAATTTTCCGGAAGAAAGCTAAAACCACGAAGAAGATTGTGCTACGGCTTGAATGTGTTGAGCCCAACTGCAGATCCAAGAGGATGCTGGCCATTAAGAGATGCAAGCATTTTGAACTGGGTGGAGATAAGAAGAGAAAGGGCCAAGTGATCCAGTTCTAA
- the MGAT2 gene encoding alpha-1,6-mannosyl-glycoprotein 2-beta-N-acetylglucosaminyltransferase, whose amino-acid sequence MRFRIYKRKVLILTLVVAACGFVLWSSNGRQRKNEALAPPLLDAEPARAAGGRGGDHPAVSVGIRRVSNESAAPLVPAAAQPEADNQTLRYRSLVYQLNFDQTLRNVDKAGSWAPRELVLVVQVHNRPEYLRLLLDSLRKAQGIEDVLVIFSHDFWSPEINQLIAGVDFCPVLQVFFPFSIQLYPNEFPGSDPRDCPRDLQKNAALKLGCINAEYPDSFGHYREAKFSQTKHHWWWKLHFVWERVKVLQDYAGLILFLEEDHYLAPDFYHVFKKMWKLKQQECPECDVLSLGTYTASRSFHGIAHKVDVKTWKSTEHNMGLALTRNAYQKLIECTDTFCTYDDYNWDWTLQYLTVSCLPKLWRVLVPQVPRVFHAGDCGMHHKKTCRPSTQSAQIESLLNSNKQYMFPETLIISEKSPAVSIASPRKNGGWGDIRDHELCKSYRRLQ is encoded by the coding sequence ATGAGGTTCCGCATCTACAAGCGGAAGGTGCTAATCTTGACGCTCGTGGTGGCCGCCTGCGGCTTCGTCCTTTGGAGCAGCAATGGGCGACAAAGGAAGAACGAGGCCCTTGCCCCGCCGCTGCTGGACGCCGAGCCTGCGCGGGCTGCGGGCGGCCGTGGCGGGGACCATCCCGCCGTGTCCGTGGGCATCCGCAGGGTCTCCAACGAGTCGGCGGCTCCGCTGGTGCCGGCGGCCGCGCAGCCCGAGGCGGACAACCAGACGCTGCGCTACCGGTCCCTGGTGTACCAGCTGAACTTTGATCAGACGCTGAGGAATGTCGATAAGGCTGGCTCCTGGGCCCCCCGGGAGCTGGTGCTGGTGGTCCAGGTGCATAACCGACCCGAATACCTCAGACTGCTGCTGGACTCACTTCGCAAAGCCCAGGGCATTGAAGATGTCCTGGTCATCTTCAGCCACGACTTCTGGTCCCCAGAGATCAATCAGCTAATCGCCGGAGTGGATTTCTGTCCGGTTCTGCAGGTGTTCTTTCCTTTCAGCATTCAGTTGTACCCCAACGAGTTTCCGGGCAGTGACCCCAGAGACTGCCCCAGAGACTTGCAGAAGAACGCAGCTTTGAAGTTGGGGTGCATTAATGCTGAGTACCCTGACTCATTTGGTCATTATAGAGAGGCCAAGTTCTCCCAGACCAAGCATCACTGGTGGTGGAAGCTGCATTTTGTGTGGGAAAGGGTCAAAGTTCTACAGGATTATGCTGGCCTTATCCTTTTCCTAGAAGAGGATCACTACTTAGCCCCAGATTTTTATCATGTCTTCAAAAAGATGTGGAAGCTGAAACAGCAGGAGTGTCCTGAGTGTGATGTTCTCTCCCTGGGGACCTATACCGCCAGCCGGAGTTTCCACGGCATTGCTCACAAGGTAGATGTGAAAACTTGGAAATCCACAGAGCACAATATGGGTCTAGCCTTAACCCGCAATGCATACCAGAAGCTGATCGAGTGCACAGACACTTTCTGTACCTACGATGATTATAACTGGGACTGGACCCTTCAATATTTGACTGTATCTTGTCTTCCAAAACTCTGGAGAGTGCTGGTTCCTCAGGTTCCCAGGGTTTTTCACGCTGGAGACTGTGGTATGCATCACAAGAAAACCTGTAGGCCATCCACCCAGAGTGCCCAGATTGAGTCACTCTTAAATAGTAACAAACAGTACATGTTTCCAGAAACTCTAATTATCAGTGAGAAGTCTCCTGCAGTATCCATTGCCTCACCTAGAAAAAATGGAGGGTGGGGAGATATTAGGGACCACGAACTCTGTAAAAGTTATAGAAGACTgcagtga